A window of the Tunturibacter empetritectus genome harbors these coding sequences:
- a CDS encoding TOBE domain-containing protein: protein MTTRQLLTPREASRILGVSYPTIKQWILSGKLKTVQTPGGHHRLSEAALKPFLVKDQMKPATESRQRYRRVSGRNQLAGKVVSIHVEGLLAEVVLSVGDAHLTAIITANAVNELQLKKGDLAAALIKSTDVMIERLDDPL from the coding sequence ATGACTACACGCCAGTTGCTGACGCCTCGAGAAGCATCCCGCATTCTAGGGGTGAGCTACCCGACGATCAAACAATGGATCTTGAGCGGAAAGCTAAAGACCGTTCAAACGCCCGGTGGGCATCATCGGCTGTCAGAGGCTGCTTTGAAGCCTTTTTTGGTCAAAGACCAGATGAAGCCCGCGACCGAATCCCGTCAACGCTATCGACGGGTCAGCGGTAGAAATCAACTTGCAGGCAAAGTTGTGAGCATCCACGTAGAAGGTCTTCTCGCCGAGGTTGTCCTCTCTGTAGGAGACGCACACTTGACTGCGATCATCACGGCGAACGCGGTTAATGAGCTTCAGCTGAAAAAAGGAGATCTTGCGGCTGCTCTCATCAAGTCGACTGACGTGATGATTGAGCGCCTCGACGATCCCTTGTAA